A portion of the Burkholderia pseudomultivorans genome contains these proteins:
- a CDS encoding TonB-dependent receptor: MTSAGALAADAVAQDERHALPSIDVTARATLADPLTQPLETGSRLGLASLDTPASVETVTADAIDARGDRTVLDAVTRTAGFASAHAPGTGGTALSVRGFDGQESVMTLLDGVRLFPAAGTITFPFDTWSVDRIEVLRGPASVLYGEGAIGGVVNVVPKRPQRTRETTLQLGIGADGAKRAGFDTTGALGSRLSYRFYASDARANGLAERADTHATAFGGALKFDASPRLTLTLDYDYGRQMPATYYGVPAPQGVLDSSLRKLNYNVGDATIAYYDQWTRLSATYRPAAGVTLDNRFYYLSSNRHWRNAERYALDTATGRVTRGDYLDIAHHQRQVGDRLSARFDGTLAGRANRFVVGAEFNRITFDGTNNAPYGGESTVDAHGFDPGAFASPDPTVLQFSTRANQFAVFAENRLEVLPRLAWVSGLRYDHIAFGREQAATGAGFDKRFANVGWRTGFVFEIAPTLSAYAQYTTGAEGLGSLVTLSASQANYRLATGVQWEAGVKQTLLDGRAYWTLALYDITKRNLLSTDPLHPALRRQVGRQSSRGIELTGGARLPHGWTVDANVALLRARYDAFNQSSGGATVSRAGNVPSNVPQQTANLWLGWAFAERWQANAGVRYVGPTYGDDANRVQVPSYTVFDASLRWQASPRTELALYLRNLANRTYAVTTSNGGEQWLLGPSRAAELVATMRF, from the coding sequence ATGACGAGCGCCGGCGCGCTCGCCGCGGACGCGGTTGCCCAGGATGAGCGGCATGCGCTGCCGTCGATCGACGTCACCGCCCGCGCCACGCTCGCCGATCCGCTGACGCAGCCGCTCGAAACGGGCTCGCGGCTCGGGCTCGCGAGCCTCGACACGCCGGCGAGCGTCGAGACGGTCACGGCCGATGCGATCGATGCGCGCGGCGACCGTACGGTCCTCGACGCGGTGACGCGCACCGCGGGTTTCGCGAGCGCCCATGCGCCCGGCACCGGCGGCACGGCGCTCAGCGTGCGCGGCTTCGACGGGCAGGAATCGGTGATGACGCTGCTCGACGGCGTGCGCCTGTTTCCGGCGGCAGGCACGATCACCTTTCCGTTCGACACGTGGTCGGTCGATCGCATCGAGGTGCTGCGCGGCCCCGCGTCGGTGCTGTACGGGGAGGGCGCGATCGGCGGCGTCGTGAACGTCGTGCCGAAGCGGCCGCAACGCACGCGCGAGACGACGCTCCAGCTCGGCATCGGCGCCGACGGCGCGAAGCGCGCCGGCTTCGACACGACGGGCGCGCTTGGCTCGCGGTTGTCCTATCGTTTCTACGCGAGCGACGCGCGCGCGAACGGGCTGGCCGAACGAGCCGATACGCATGCGACTGCATTCGGCGGCGCACTGAAGTTCGACGCGAGCCCGCGCCTCACGCTGACGCTCGACTACGACTACGGCCGCCAGATGCCGGCGACGTACTACGGCGTGCCGGCGCCGCAGGGTGTGCTCGATTCGTCGCTGCGCAAGCTCAACTACAACGTCGGCGACGCGACCATCGCGTATTACGACCAGTGGACGCGGCTGTCCGCCACGTACCGGCCCGCCGCCGGCGTGACGCTCGACAACCGGTTCTACTACCTGAGCTCGAACCGTCACTGGCGCAACGCCGAGCGCTACGCGCTCGACACCGCGACCGGTCGCGTCACGCGCGGCGACTACCTCGACATCGCCCATCATCAGCGGCAGGTCGGCGACCGGCTCAGCGCGCGCTTCGACGGCACGCTGGCCGGGCGCGCGAACCGCTTCGTCGTCGGCGCCGAGTTCAACCGGATCACGTTCGATGGCACCAACAACGCGCCGTACGGCGGCGAATCGACGGTCGACGCGCACGGCTTCGATCCCGGCGCGTTTGCCAGCCCGGACCCGACGGTCCTGCAGTTCAGCACGCGCGCGAACCAGTTCGCGGTGTTCGCCGAGAACCGTCTCGAAGTCCTGCCGCGCCTCGCGTGGGTGAGCGGCCTGCGCTACGACCACATCGCGTTCGGCCGCGAGCAGGCCGCGACCGGCGCGGGTTTCGACAAGCGTTTCGCGAACGTCGGCTGGCGCACCGGCTTCGTCTTCGAGATCGCGCCGACGCTGAGCGCGTATGCGCAGTACACGACGGGCGCGGAAGGCCTCGGTTCGCTCGTCACGCTGTCGGCGTCGCAGGCGAACTACCGGCTCGCGACGGGCGTGCAATGGGAGGCCGGCGTCAAGCAGACGCTGCTCGACGGTCGTGCGTACTGGACGCTCGCGCTCTACGACATCACGAAGCGCAACCTGCTCAGCACCGATCCGCTGCATCCGGCGCTGCGCCGGCAGGTCGGCCGGCAATCGTCGCGCGGCATCGAACTGACGGGCGGCGCGCGACTGCCGCACGGCTGGACGGTCGATGCGAACGTCGCGCTGCTGCGCGCGCGCTACGACGCATTCAACCAGTCGTCGGGCGGCGCGACGGTATCGCGCGCCGGCAACGTGCCGTCGAACGTGCCGCAGCAGACGGCGAACCTGTGGCTCGGCTGGGCCTTCGCCGAACGCTGGCAGGCGAACGCGGGCGTGCGCTACGTCGGTCCGACCTATGGCGACGACGCGAACCGCGTGCAGGTGCCGTCGTACACGGTGTTCGATGCGTCGCTGCGCTGGCAGGCGAGCCCGCGCACCGAGCTCGCACTGTACCTGCGCAATCTCGCGAACCGCACCTACGCGGTGACGACGTCGAACGGCGGCGAGCAATGGCTGCTCGGTCCGTCGCGCGCGGCGGAACTCGTCGCGACGATGCGCTTCTAG
- a CDS encoding response regulator transcription factor, producing MNEDPLKHRVLLIEDDDRLAQLVREYLDSYEFAVTVVRRGDLAVAAVREHRPALVILDLMLPNLDGMEVCRRIRAFTHVPVLILTARADVYDQIAGLETGADDYVTKPIEPRVLVARARALLRRTQPAETGPRPAAPEALVFGELTISPPNRTVTWRGQPVDLKTAEFNLLLILARAAGTVLSRDDILKQLRGIEFDGLDRSVDSGISKLRRRFEDASSEPHKIKTIWGRGYLFSPSAWDE from the coding sequence ATGAACGAAGATCCGCTCAAACACCGCGTGCTGCTGATCGAGGACGACGACCGCCTCGCGCAGCTCGTCCGCGAATACCTGGACAGCTACGAGTTCGCGGTGACGGTCGTGCGCCGCGGCGACCTGGCCGTCGCGGCGGTGCGCGAGCATCGCCCCGCGCTCGTGATACTCGACCTGATGCTGCCGAACCTCGACGGGATGGAAGTGTGCCGGCGCATCCGCGCGTTCACCCATGTGCCGGTGCTGATCCTGACCGCGCGCGCGGACGTCTACGACCAGATCGCCGGCCTCGAGACCGGCGCCGACGACTACGTGACGAAGCCGATCGAGCCGCGCGTGCTGGTCGCGCGCGCCCGCGCGCTGCTGCGCCGCACGCAGCCGGCCGAGACGGGCCCGCGCCCCGCCGCGCCCGAGGCGCTCGTGTTCGGCGAGCTGACGATTTCGCCGCCGAACCGCACGGTCACCTGGCGCGGCCAGCCGGTCGACCTGAAGACGGCCGAGTTCAACCTGCTGCTGATCCTTGCGCGTGCGGCCGGCACCGTGCTGAGCCGCGACGACATCCTGAAGCAGTTGCGCGGCATCGAATTCGACGGGCTCGACCGCTCGGTCGACTCCGGCATCTCGAAGCTGCGCCGCCGCTTCGAGGACGCATCGTCGGAGCCGCACAAGATCAAGACGATCTGGGGCCGCGGCTATCTGTTCAGCCCTTCCGCCTGGGACGAATAA
- a CDS encoding FecCD family ABC transporter permease gives MSARAGVAMAASRRYARMAAPALAVLLVASVVVSVTFGPAPIAMPLAGRIVAAHLADVFGHGSPPALAWSAGDDAIVWLIRMPRALLAAIVGATLAAVGVALQAATANRLADPHLLGVSSGAMLGAVTVTVVSGAAFGPFTLSAAAFAGALAATGCVVALAYRRGRLESDRLLLAGVSVSFMMAAFGNLLLYLGDQRAAAAVLFWMLGGVGLARWDLLPVPAACAVLAGAALYARRRELNALMSGDVAAAALGVPSARMRREVFVIASFATGAMVAVSGAIGFVGLVTPHLCRRVVGAEHGRLLPVAALTGAILLVWADVVARTLAAPEDLPIGIVTALFGSLFFVALLRRR, from the coding sequence ATGAGCGCGCGCGCCGGTGTCGCGATGGCCGCGTCGCGCCGGTACGCGCGCATGGCGGCGCCGGCGCTCGCCGTGCTGCTGGTCGCGTCGGTCGTCGTGTCGGTGACGTTCGGCCCCGCGCCGATCGCGATGCCGCTGGCGGGGCGGATCGTCGCCGCGCACCTCGCGGACGTGTTCGGTCACGGCAGCCCGCCTGCGCTCGCGTGGAGCGCCGGCGACGATGCGATCGTCTGGCTGATCCGGATGCCGCGGGCGCTGCTCGCGGCGATCGTCGGCGCGACGCTGGCGGCGGTCGGCGTCGCGTTGCAGGCGGCCACCGCGAACCGGCTGGCCGATCCGCATCTGCTCGGCGTGAGCTCAGGCGCGATGCTGGGCGCGGTGACGGTCACGGTCGTGTCGGGTGCGGCGTTCGGTCCGTTCACGCTGTCGGCCGCCGCATTCGCGGGCGCGCTCGCCGCGACCGGCTGCGTCGTCGCGCTCGCGTACCGGCGCGGCCGGCTCGAATCGGACCGGCTGCTGCTCGCGGGCGTGTCGGTGTCGTTCATGATGGCCGCGTTCGGCAACCTGCTGCTGTATCTCGGCGACCAGCGCGCGGCCGCGGCGGTGCTGTTCTGGATGCTCGGCGGCGTCGGGCTCGCGCGCTGGGACCTGCTGCCGGTGCCGGCCGCATGCGCGGTGCTGGCCGGCGCCGCGCTGTATGCGCGCCGGCGCGAGCTGAATGCGCTGATGTCGGGCGATGTCGCCGCGGCCGCGCTCGGCGTGCCGAGCGCGCGGATGCGCCGCGAAGTGTTCGTGATCGCGTCGTTTGCGACGGGTGCGATGGTCGCGGTGAGCGGCGCGATCGGTTTCGTCGGCCTCGTCACGCCGCATCTGTGCCGCCGCGTCGTGGGCGCCGAGCATGGCCGGCTGCTGCCGGTCGCCGCGCTGACGGGCGCGATCCTGCTGGTCTGGGCCGACGTGGTCGCGCGCACGCTCGCGGCGCCCGAGGATCTGCCGATCGGCATCGTCACCGCGCTGTTCGGCAGCCTGTTCTTCGTCGCGCTGCTGCGCCGGCGCTGA
- a CDS encoding ABC transporter ATP-binding protein, which produces MTPKLEIERVSWSPGGAVTVLDAVTLTVAAGEFVGLVGPNGSGKTSLLRCVFRYACPDAGCVTLDAQDVWRMRPRAVAQRIAVLQQEAPDDFGLTVDELVAMGRTPHQRPLEAETHDDRRIVEAALRDVGLLERRAQPFASLSGGEKQRALLARALAQQPELLLLDEPTNHLDLRHQLELLARVRRIGIATLATIHDLNLAAAYCDRLHVLAHGRVVASGAPADVLTEALLRDVFGVAALVDRHPVTGRPRITPLHPE; this is translated from the coding sequence GTGACGCCGAAGCTCGAGATCGAGCGCGTGAGCTGGTCGCCCGGCGGGGCGGTCACGGTGCTCGACGCGGTGACGCTGACGGTGGCCGCCGGCGAGTTCGTCGGCCTCGTCGGCCCGAACGGCAGCGGCAAGACGAGCCTGCTGCGCTGCGTGTTCCGCTATGCGTGTCCCGATGCGGGCTGCGTGACGCTCGACGCGCAGGACGTATGGCGGATGCGGCCGCGCGCGGTCGCGCAGCGGATCGCGGTGCTGCAGCAGGAAGCGCCGGACGATTTCGGGCTGACGGTCGACGAACTGGTCGCGATGGGGCGCACGCCGCACCAGCGGCCGCTCGAGGCGGAGACGCACGACGATCGCCGCATCGTCGAAGCCGCGCTGCGCGACGTCGGGCTGCTCGAGCGCCGTGCGCAGCCGTTCGCGTCGCTGTCGGGCGGCGAGAAGCAGCGCGCGCTGCTGGCGCGCGCGCTTGCGCAGCAGCCCGAACTGCTGCTGCTCGACGAACCGACCAACCACCTCGATCTGCGCCATCAGCTCGAACTGCTCGCGCGCGTGCGCCGCATCGGCATCGCGACGCTCGCGACGATTCACGATCTCAACCTCGCGGCCGCCTATTGCGACCGGCTTCACGTGCTCGCGCACGGCCGGGTCGTCGCATCCGGCGCGCCGGCCGACGTGCTGACCGAAGCGCTGCTGCGCGACGTGTTCGGCGTCGCCGCGCTCGTCGATCGCCATCCGGTCACGGGCCGGCCGCGCATCACGCCGCTTCATCCGGAATGA
- a CDS encoding sigma-70 family RNA polymerase sigma factor: MSADKLSLHREIDVLYAGHHAWLRGWLSRKLGCAHRAADLAHDTFMRLLARDEPIAADEPRAFLTTVAQRVLFNHWRREQLERAYLDALAQRAEAVAPSPEERAVLLETLLEIDRLLDGLPVAAKRAFLLAQLDGLTQAEIARELGVSLATVKRHLVKAGAQCFFAMAA, translated from the coding sequence ATGTCTGCTGACAAGCTGTCCCTCCATCGAGAAATCGACGTTCTGTACGCCGGCCATCATGCGTGGCTGCGCGGCTGGCTGAGCCGCAAGCTCGGCTGCGCGCATCGCGCGGCCGATCTCGCGCACGACACGTTCATGCGGCTGCTCGCGCGCGACGAGCCGATCGCCGCCGACGAGCCGCGCGCGTTCCTGACCACGGTCGCGCAGCGCGTGCTGTTCAACCACTGGCGGCGCGAGCAGCTCGAACGCGCGTATCTCGATGCGCTTGCCCAGCGTGCCGAAGCGGTTGCGCCGTCGCCGGAGGAGCGGGCCGTGCTGCTCGAGACGCTGCTCGAGATCGACCGGCTGCTCGACGGCCTGCCGGTCGCCGCGAAGCGCGCGTTCCTGCTCGCACAGCTCGACGGGCTCACGCAGGCCGAGATCGCGCGCGAACTCGGCGTGTCGCTCGCGACGGTCAAGCGTCATCTGGTGAAGGCCGGCGCGCAGTGTTTCTTCGCGATGGCGGCCTGA
- a CDS encoding porin, whose translation MKRTRLSLISLASLAAMPVAHAQSSVTLYGVIDTSITYVNHAQGKDNAWLLGNSSAGNLAGSRWGVKGTEDLGGGLKALFQLENGFDPSNGRLGQSGRMFGRQAFVGLTSERLGTVTLGRQYDPLVDLVQGITADNYLGSAFATPGDVDNYDNSFRVDNAVKYTSPLISGLQFSAMYSFGGIAGSTGSAQSYSAAVSYSNGPLSVAGGYFHATNSPASNGLRDGWTSSSDGTFDGPINNGYASAHSIGIARVAGQYVAGPFTFGLGYSNAQYRRDASSVFGSNEHYNTGQGFVNYQATNALLVGVGYSYTRSGGDTSATYHQVSAGADYSLSKRTDVYLTAAYQHASGETGDGHGGAMAAQASIGSYGYAGTSSQTIVNLGLRHRF comes from the coding sequence ATGAAACGCACCCGCCTCTCTCTGATTTCCCTCGCGTCGCTCGCGGCGATGCCGGTCGCGCACGCGCAGTCGAGCGTCACGCTGTATGGCGTAATCGATACGTCGATCACTTATGTGAATCACGCGCAGGGCAAGGACAATGCGTGGCTGCTCGGCAACAGCAGCGCGGGCAACCTCGCCGGCAGCCGCTGGGGCGTCAAGGGCACTGAGGATCTCGGCGGCGGCCTGAAGGCGCTGTTCCAGCTCGAGAACGGCTTCGACCCGAGCAACGGGCGCCTGGGCCAGAGCGGCCGGATGTTCGGCCGCCAGGCATTCGTCGGCCTGACGAGCGAGCGCCTCGGCACGGTCACGCTCGGCCGCCAGTACGATCCGCTCGTCGACCTCGTGCAGGGCATCACCGCCGACAACTATCTCGGCAGCGCGTTCGCGACGCCGGGCGACGTCGACAACTACGACAACAGCTTCCGCGTCGACAACGCGGTGAAGTACACGTCGCCGCTGATCTCGGGCCTGCAGTTCTCGGCGATGTACTCGTTCGGCGGCATCGCAGGCAGCACCGGCTCCGCGCAGTCGTACTCGGCGGCCGTGTCGTACAGCAACGGCCCGCTGAGCGTCGCGGGCGGCTACTTCCACGCGACCAACAGCCCCGCGTCGAACGGCCTGCGCGACGGCTGGACCAGCTCGTCGGACGGCACCTTCGACGGGCCGATCAACAACGGATACGCGAGCGCGCACTCGATCGGCATCGCGCGTGTCGCGGGCCAGTACGTGGCCGGCCCGTTCACGTTCGGGCTCGGCTACAGCAACGCGCAGTACCGGCGCGACGCCAGCTCGGTGTTCGGCTCGAACGAGCACTACAACACCGGGCAAGGCTTCGTGAACTACCAGGCGACCAACGCGCTGCTGGTCGGCGTCGGTTACAGCTACACGCGCTCGGGCGGCGACACGTCGGCGACCTATCACCAGGTGTCGGCCGGCGCGGACTACAGCCTGTCGAAGCGCACCGACGTCTATCTGACCGCCGCATACCAGCATGCGAGCGGTGAGACCGGCGACGGCCACGGCGGCGCGATGGCCGCGCAGGCGTCGATCGGCTCGTACGGCTACGCGGGCACCAGCTCGCAGACGATCGTCAACCTCGGCCTGCGTCACCGCTTCTGA
- a CDS encoding MipA/OmpV family protein, producing the protein MPLAGLALAAAAHAENEYTISLDSGFAPRYQGSSQYRGIVAPSFSATFGNGFFIGAPDGAGYRLDLPHGVFVSAAVDYDPGRADENRFDLPGSDHLKGMGRIPGSVLVGVRAGVTLSGGATLSVALDTPVTHTSRGVSGHVDLAVPVFKRAQHEIVVTGSVHAGTGRYTQTFYGVTDAQAAASRFRPYSTGGGIDSASMSVAWNWSLSQHWSMHATAGVTRLLGRYGDSPIVQSRSNCFGMAGVSYRF; encoded by the coding sequence ATGCCGCTCGCCGGCCTGGCCCTCGCCGCCGCCGCTCACGCGGAAAACGAATACACGATCTCGCTCGACAGCGGCTTCGCCCCGCGCTATCAGGGCAGCAGCCAGTATCGCGGCATCGTCGCGCCGTCGTTTTCGGCGACCTTCGGCAACGGGTTTTTCATCGGCGCGCCCGACGGCGCCGGCTATCGGCTCGATCTGCCGCACGGCGTATTCGTGTCCGCGGCGGTGGACTACGATCCCGGCCGCGCGGACGAGAACCGCTTCGACCTGCCGGGCTCCGACCACCTGAAGGGGATGGGGCGGATTCCGGGCTCGGTGCTGGTGGGCGTGCGCGCGGGCGTGACCTTGTCCGGCGGCGCCACGCTGAGCGTCGCGCTCGACACGCCCGTCACGCACACGTCGCGCGGCGTGTCGGGGCACGTCGATCTCGCAGTGCCCGTGTTCAAGCGCGCGCAGCATGAAATCGTCGTGACGGGCAGCGTGCACGCGGGCACCGGACGCTATACGCAGACCTTCTACGGCGTCACCGACGCGCAGGCGGCGGCGAGCCGGTTCCGGCCGTATTCGACCGGCGGCGGGATCGACAGCGCGTCGATGTCGGTCGCGTGGAACTGGAGCCTGTCGCAGCACTGGTCGATGCATGCGACGGCCGGCGTCACGCGCCTGCTCGGCCGCTACGGGGACAGCCCGATCGTGCAGTCGCGCAGCAACTGCTTCGGCATGGCCGGCGTCAGCTATCGGTTCTGA
- a CDS encoding ABC transporter substrate-binding protein → MTAMPIAVSSRLPRPSRGRLRRLRVATLAAAFAGAAAHAGAYPVTVRSCDRDVTFERAPTRAVSNDVNLTEMMLVLGLKDRLAGYTGIGAWKTGTARLQKALAGVPELASQYPSLEVLAAARADFYLAGWNYGMHVGGPVTPATLAPFGIRAYELTESCAHVMKRPPASFDDVFRDLRNLARIFGVDARGEQVVGAMRARLAAVAAALGPATPPLRVFVYDSGTDKPMTAGALAMPTALLAAAGARNVMDDLPRSWTQVSWESVVARDPQAIVIVDYSAVTAAQKQQFLLSQPALAGVAAIRERRFVVIPYDAATPGPENVAAVETLARALHPAAFARPSK, encoded by the coding sequence ATGACCGCCATGCCGATTGCCGTTTCGTCTCGACTGCCTCGCCCGTCCCGCGGCCGCTTGCGCCGGCTGCGGGTCGCCACGTTAGCTGCCGCGTTCGCCGGCGCGGCCGCGCACGCGGGCGCCTATCCCGTCACCGTGCGCAGCTGCGATCGCGACGTGACCTTCGAGCGTGCGCCGACGCGCGCGGTCAGCAACGACGTGAACCTCACCGAGATGATGCTCGTGCTCGGACTGAAGGACCGTCTGGCCGGCTATACGGGCATCGGCGCGTGGAAGACCGGCACCGCGCGGCTGCAGAAGGCGCTGGCCGGCGTGCCCGAACTCGCGAGCCAGTATCCGTCGCTCGAGGTGCTGGCCGCCGCGCGTGCGGATTTCTATCTGGCCGGCTGGAACTACGGGATGCACGTCGGCGGCCCGGTGACGCCGGCGACGCTCGCGCCGTTCGGCATCCGCGCCTACGAGCTGACCGAATCGTGCGCGCACGTGATGAAGCGGCCGCCCGCCTCGTTCGACGACGTGTTCCGCGACTTGCGCAACCTCGCACGCATCTTCGGCGTCGACGCGCGCGGCGAGCAGGTCGTCGGCGCGATGCGCGCGCGGCTCGCGGCCGTCGCGGCCGCACTCGGGCCCGCGACGCCGCCGCTGCGCGTGTTCGTCTACGACAGCGGCACCGACAAGCCGATGACGGCGGGCGCGCTCGCGATGCCGACCGCGCTGCTGGCGGCGGCCGGCGCGCGCAACGTGATGGACGACCTGCCGCGCAGCTGGACGCAGGTGAGCTGGGAAAGCGTCGTCGCGCGCGATCCGCAGGCGATCGTGATCGTCGACTACTCGGCCGTGACGGCCGCGCAGAAGCAGCAGTTCCTGCTGAGCCAGCCCGCGCTCGCGGGCGTCGCCGCGATCCGCGAGCGGCGCTTCGTCGTGATTCCGTACGATGCGGCGACGCCGGGCCCCGAGAACGTCGCGGCCGTCGAGACGCTGGCGCGCGCGCTGCATCCGGCCGCATTCGCGCGGCCGTCGAAATGA
- a CDS encoding transglycosylase SLT domain-containing protein: MPCQTVRSLSRETLKIASTLAISAALHGVARADCLDDAAAFQHVSVSLLRGIAQVESGMNPNAVNTNTNGTVDIGLMQINSTWLPTLAREGITQQSLFDACTNAYVGAWILSQNIRQLGPNWNAIGAYNSASPDKRLVYARKVYDAIRTMPDSPDTPMPILPPSFTPPQQAYNPFASLSAPAPQVTRPRTIASPAAIPAAPPPGGPAGPAGTYNFGWTVTGADQAKPTQVFDDGARIYVQFSDMKHVPAIFTETSAGRVLMSWELQFPYAVLTRPAQTLIFQLGPFEARAQRGGAGAAGATAQAGTAPPQPATTSASPASKKATETAARAATNAAGKRTASIDALWYLNTPSTSGTASTTSTAEAANTPSTANLPATWPTAVTSATPPAATTQPPAATKSPSRASTDALWYISK; encoded by the coding sequence ATGCCGTGTCAGACAGTCCGTTCGCTCAGCCGTGAAACGCTGAAAATCGCCTCGACGCTCGCGATCTCGGCCGCGTTGCACGGCGTCGCGCGGGCCGACTGTCTCGATGACGCGGCCGCGTTCCAGCATGTGAGCGTCAGCCTGCTGCGCGGCATCGCGCAGGTCGAGTCGGGCATGAATCCGAATGCCGTCAATACCAACACGAACGGCACGGTCGACATCGGCCTGATGCAGATCAACAGCACCTGGCTGCCGACGCTCGCGCGCGAAGGCATCACGCAGCAGAGCCTGTTCGACGCGTGCACCAATGCCTATGTCGGCGCGTGGATCCTGTCGCAGAACATCCGCCAGCTCGGCCCGAACTGGAACGCGATCGGCGCATACAACTCCGCGTCGCCCGACAAGCGCCTCGTGTATGCACGCAAGGTCTATGATGCAATCCGGACCATGCCGGATTCGCCGGATACTCCCATGCCCATCCTTCCGCCGTCCTTCACGCCGCCGCAACAGGCGTACAACCCGTTCGCGAGCCTGAGCGCGCCGGCGCCGCAGGTGACGCGCCCGCGCACCATCGCGTCGCCCGCGGCGATACCCGCCGCGCCGCCGCCAGGCGGCCCGGCCGGCCCCGCCGGCACGTACAACTTCGGGTGGACGGTCACCGGCGCGGACCAGGCGAAACCGACCCAGGTGTTCGACGACGGCGCGCGGATCTACGTGCAGTTCAGCGACATGAAGCATGTGCCGGCGATCTTCACCGAAACGTCGGCCGGACGCGTGCTGATGTCGTGGGAGCTGCAGTTTCCGTACGCCGTCCTGACGCGTCCCGCGCAAACGTTAATCTTCCAGCTCGGGCCGTTCGAGGCGCGCGCGCAGCGCGGCGGCGCGGGCGCGGCCGGCGCGACCGCGCAGGCCGGCACGGCGCCGCCGCAGCCGGCCACGACGTCGGCGTCGCCGGCGTCGAAAAAAGCCACGGAGACGGCCGCCCGGGCCGCGACGAACGCGGCAGGCAAGCGCACGGCGTCGATCGACGCCCTCTGGTATCTGAACACACCGTCGACGTCGGGCACCGCGTCGACGACCAGCACCGCCGAAGCGGCCAATACGCCGAGCACGGCGAACCTGCCCGCCACGTGGCCGACGGCCGTGACCTCCGCCACGCCGCCCGCCGCGACGACTCAGCCGCCGGCCGCGACGAAATCGCCGTCGCGCGCCAGCACGGACGCGCTCTGGTACATCTCGAAGTAA
- a CDS encoding ATP-binding protein has product MLRPLIRLYLIVIVFVAASIVFIQLSFDRIFYERGAQAQRDSLTTYAFVLNDYLERHPGAQRTLALRELARHGNEGFRFVSMAEARAQLSGAPLRDLDSGKIAISYDGKDYYMPLADGSVLYAHPAEAFDLDIRIYAYGVLAIATLLAVVLWTHHHWRDLRKLQAAARAFGAGDLSTRVQLSGRSNIDELSQQFNDMAARIEASIKQQREMMHGISHELKTPLARLEFGLALLAEADETGRMRERRDALRRDVRELDELVTELLTIGRLEQGASELAPMEIDVDALVDSVAGNVANDVADRGIQLDVSTDGAPATHVCDPKLVARALLNLIRNGARYASRTVWLAAARDASGALVLSVDDDGPGIPAAERARVFEPFQRLDSSRDRQTGGFGLGLAIVRRVAMVHGGDVRLEDSPLGGARFVITLPARSLPDAIDAIDAIEDATASPAHAPAGAALPAPLR; this is encoded by the coding sequence ATGCTGCGCCCGCTGATCAGGCTGTACCTCATCGTGATCGTGTTCGTCGCGGCATCGATCGTCTTCATCCAGCTTTCGTTCGACCGGATCTTCTACGAGCGCGGCGCACAGGCGCAGCGCGATTCGCTCACGACCTATGCGTTCGTGCTGAACGATTACCTCGAACGCCATCCGGGCGCGCAGCGCACGCTTGCGCTGCGCGAGCTCGCGCGACACGGCAACGAGGGCTTCCGCTTCGTCTCGATGGCCGAAGCGCGCGCGCAACTGAGCGGCGCGCCGCTGCGCGACCTCGACAGCGGCAAGATCGCGATCAGCTACGACGGCAAGGATTACTACATGCCGCTCGCGGACGGTTCCGTGCTGTACGCGCATCCGGCCGAAGCGTTCGATCTCGACATCCGCATCTACGCGTACGGCGTGCTCGCGATCGCGACGCTGCTGGCGGTCGTGCTGTGGACCCACCACCACTGGCGCGACCTGCGCAAGCTGCAGGCGGCCGCGCGCGCGTTCGGCGCGGGCGACCTGTCGACGCGCGTGCAGTTGTCGGGCCGCTCGAACATCGACGAGCTGTCGCAGCAGTTCAACGACATGGCCGCGCGCATCGAGGCGTCGATCAAGCAGCAGCGCGAGATGATGCACGGCATTTCTCACGAGCTGAAGACGCCGCTCGCGCGGCTCGAATTCGGCCTCGCGCTGCTCGCGGAGGCCGACGAGACGGGCCGGATGCGCGAGCGCCGCGATGCGCTGCGGCGCGACGTGCGCGAGCTCGACGAACTGGTCACCGAACTGCTGACGATCGGCCGGCTCGAACAGGGCGCCAGCGAACTCGCGCCGATGGAGATCGACGTCGACGCGCTGGTCGACAGCGTCGCGGGCAATGTCGCGAACGACGTCGCCGATCGCGGCATCCAGCTCGACGTGTCGACCGACGGCGCACCGGCGACCCATGTATGCGACCCGAAGCTCGTCGCACGCGCGCTGCTGAACCTGATCCGCAACGGCGCGCGCTATGCGTCGCGCACGGTGTGGCTCGCGGCCGCGCGCGATGCGTCGGGCGCGCTGGTGCTGAGCGTCGACGACGACGGCCCCGGCATTCCGGCCGCCGAGCGTGCACGCGTGTTCGAGCCGTTCCAGCGGCTCGACTCGAGCCGCGACCGACAGACCGGCGGCTTCGGCCTCGGGCTCGCGATCGTGCGGCGCGTCGCGATGGTGCACGGCGGCGACGTGCGGCTCGAGGATTCGCCGCTCGGCGGCGCGCGCTTCGTGATCACGCTGCCCGCGCGGAGCCTGCCCGATGCCATCGACGCCATCGACGCCATCGAGGACGCCACGGCAAGCCCGGCGCATGCACCGGCCGGCGCCGCCCTGCCCGCACCGCTGCGATAA